In Palaemon carinicauda isolate YSFRI2023 chromosome 18, ASM3689809v2, whole genome shotgun sequence, a genomic segment contains:
- the LOC137657551 gene encoding uncharacterized protein, which yields MKNSKAAGPNNIPVEVWKSLGEEGIDILCDLTQKIFNQEKMPEKWKRSLIIPICKEKGDIQECGNYRGVEKLSDRIQESRLRWYGHVMRRDEQYIGRIVIEVEVQGTRRRGRPKRRWVDCIQDDL from the exons atgaaaaatagtaaagctgctggACCtaataatataccagtagaggtatggaagagtcttggggaggaaggcatagatatcttgtgtgacctgacgcagaagatcttcaatcaggaaaagatgccagagaaatggaaaagaagcctaatcattcccatctgtAAGgagaagggagacatccaggaatgtggcaactacagag gagttgaaAAACTATCAGATAGGatacaagaaagtagactaaggtggtatggccatgtcatgagaagagatgaacagtatattgggaggattgTTATTGaagtggaggtacagggaacgagaaggagagggagaccaaagcgaaggtgggtggactgtatccaGGATGACCTTTGA